The following coding sequences are from one Triticum aestivum cultivar Chinese Spring chromosome 5A, IWGSC CS RefSeq v2.1, whole genome shotgun sequence window:
- the LOC123107314 gene encoding uncharacterized protein: MSRQWMYDDRCSPEFINGVHTFLLAAEANKRADGFMPCPCAGCKNGHNYSTSRTIHVHLFESSFMPHYNVWTKHGERGVMMEDNEEEEDDDSYPGHGFPEYDDTTMREEAEPVMREEAEPTMQEEAEEETSDEPVDNLGQAIADAKINCASDLKKKKLQHMLEDHKKLLYPNCIGGKKKLGTTLELLQWKAENGVSDKGFGKLLVMIKNMLPKDNELPESTYEAKKAVCPLGLEVQKIHACPNDCILYRDEYEDLNVCPVCSALRYKISRDDPGDVEGERPRKKIPAKVMWYAPIIPRLKRLFQNKEHAKAMQWHREDRKKDGKLRVPADGSQWRKIERKYRKEFADDARNKNVYLGHRRFLSSRHTVRKKGKHFKGEADHRTKPRHRTGAVVYDMVKDLKVVFGKGPGGQPIPNDADGRAPMWKKKSIFWDLPYWKDLEVHSAIDVMHVTKNLCVTLLGFLGVYGKTKDTPEAW; this comes from the exons atgagccggcaatggatgtatgatgaccgatgctctcccgagttcattaatggcgtgcatacttttctgcttgcggctgaggcaaacaagcgggcggatggctttatgccttgtccatgtgctggctgtaagaatggtcacaattactctacgtcaagaaccattcacgtccacctgtttgagtccagtttcatgccccactataatgtttggaccaagcacggagaaagaggggttatgatggaagacaatgaagaagaagaggatgacgacagctatcctggccatgggttccctgaatacgatgatacaacaatgagggaagaagctgagccggtaatgcgggaagaagctgagccgacaatgcaggaagaagctgaagaagagacatcagatgagcccgttgataatctaggtcaggccattgccgatgcaaagataaactgcgcaagtgatttgaagaagaagaagttgcagcacatgttagaggatcacaaaaaattgttgtacccgaattgcataggtggcaagaaaaagctgggcaccacactggaattgctgcaatggaaggcagagaatggtgtatctgacaagggatttggaaagttgctggtaatgataaagaatatgcttccaaaggacaacgaattgcccgagagtacgtacgaagcaaagaaggctgtctgccctctagggttagaggtgcagaagatacatgcatgccctaatgattgcatcctctaccgcgatgagtacgaggatttgaacgtttgcccggtatgcagtgcattgcgctataagatcagccgcgatgaccctggtgatgtcgagggcgagcgccctaggaagaagattcctgccaaggtgatgtggtatgctcctataataccacggttgaaacgtttgttccaaaacaaagagcatgccaaggcgatgcaatggcacagagaagaccgtaagaaagacggaaagttgagagtacccgctgacgggtcgcagtggagaaaaatcgagagaaagtacaggaaggagtttgcagatgacgcaaggaat aagaatgtgtaccttggacatcgtcgatttctttcgagcaggcataccgtaagaaagaaaggcaagcatttcaaaggtgaggcggatcaccggacgaagcctcgccaccgtactggtgctgttgtatatgatatggtcaaggatttgaaggtagtctttggaaagggtcctggtggacaacctattccgaatgacgctgacggacgcgcacccatgtggaagaagaaatctatattttgggacctgccctattggaaagacctagaggtccactccgcaatcgacgtgatgcacgtgacgaagaatctttgcgtgaccctgcttggcttcttgggcgtgtatgggaagacaaaagatacacctgaggcatgg